A stretch of Sinorhizobium meliloti DNA encodes these proteins:
- the addA gene encoding double-strand break repair helicase AddA, with amino-acid sequence MRSDATGPEERSPEGWLDWTTQRQALASDPACSAWVSANAGSGKTHVLTQRVIRLLLAGCRPSAILCLTYTKAAASEMSNRVFEKLAEWATLDDTTLEKRIEAIEGKRPPTAKIQEARRLFARALETPGGLKIQTIHAFCEALLHQFPLEANVAGHFSVLDDRAAAVLLADARRALLTATAAASDGELAEAFATVLDLADDTGLEKLLAAIVANRAPIQAFLDHASGRGGMEAHLRAALGLEPGETAGTVMAAVWPLAGLNGPALDDYIDLGLRLGGAKPSAIADGLRAVRAIDDAATRYSKLVELFFNGGGKPKAESAFLNAAMRRAAPQLELRVEEARSHMLACVDRLSIVQMYGATRAALVLAERLNRDYEALKKARSQLDFEDLIHRTAALLARSDVGAWVHYKLDQGIDHILVDEAQDTSPAQWTIIQSLAADFFAGETARADDRTIFAVGDEKQSIYSFQGARPERFSRESTLTERRVRAGNKHFSPIRLQLSFRSTVDVLSAVDTVFANPGNARGLSARSEAIVHASNRIGQPGAVDLWDVIAPEPAASEEDWTAPFDATPERAPVNILARRIAAVLEDWIGRETVIEKGVRRAMRPGDVIVLVRKRDAFVNALTRALKRRGNIPVAGADRLVLTSHIAVQDLIALGRFVLLPEDDLSLAALLKSPLLDLGEEDVFELAARRTEGESLWRRLRQAGAEETSRYHEAVRTLSRYSGLARELLPHDFYARVLGADGGRRAFLARLGSEVSDILDEFLTFALDHERNGLPGLQAFISTLEIEAPTVKREQDKERDEVRVMTVHAAKGLEAPVVFLVDGGGEAFVRQQVSDLRFLEKAQVDHSTLTVPVWRAPGSAPNSLIAADNERLKKLAEEEYRRLLYVGMTRAADRLIVCGYRGQRQNTDTWHSMVQGTLAQDLKGRGTPRLFRAGSEEWQGIAWREAHVPRDLPTSEGRSEESQRPTAGLPTALFTPPAAPRRLPRPLAPSGTTIAIDDPDAEAIVGSALFAGKSAPKFSMLRGAILHRLLQVLPSVDGPERLAAAERYLARSVPRWPEAERRALAGTVMDVLDHADLQPLFGEHSRAEVSVMGTLKLGVREFAVSGRIDRLAVTGDMVTIADYKTNREIPETPEEIAPVYRNQLAIYRELLKPLYPGKRFRCVLIFTEGPAIRVLPEPMLDRSLEELATK; translated from the coding sequence ATGAGGAGTGATGCGACAGGCCCGGAGGAGAGAAGCCCCGAGGGGTGGCTCGACTGGACGACGCAACGGCAGGCGCTCGCCTCCGATCCCGCGTGTTCCGCCTGGGTTTCCGCCAATGCCGGCTCCGGCAAGACGCATGTGCTCACGCAGCGCGTCATCCGGCTTCTGCTTGCGGGTTGCCGGCCGTCCGCCATCCTCTGCCTGACCTACACGAAGGCGGCCGCCTCCGAGATGTCGAACCGCGTGTTCGAGAAACTCGCCGAATGGGCGACCCTCGACGATACCACGCTGGAAAAGCGCATCGAGGCGATCGAAGGCAAGCGGCCGCCCACGGCCAAGATCCAGGAGGCCCGCCGGCTGTTCGCGCGCGCCCTGGAAACCCCGGGCGGGCTGAAAATCCAGACGATTCATGCCTTCTGCGAGGCGCTTCTGCACCAGTTCCCGCTCGAGGCCAATGTCGCAGGGCATTTCTCCGTTCTCGACGACCGCGCAGCGGCGGTGCTGCTCGCCGATGCCCGCAGGGCTCTCTTGACCGCCACGGCAGCAGCGAGCGACGGGGAACTGGCGGAGGCCTTCGCCACGGTCCTCGATCTTGCCGACGATACCGGGCTTGAAAAACTGCTTGCGGCGATCGTCGCCAACCGGGCGCCGATCCAGGCCTTTCTCGACCACGCCTCCGGACGCGGCGGTATGGAAGCGCATCTGCGGGCAGCGCTCGGCCTCGAACCCGGCGAGACCGCCGGGACGGTCATGGCCGCGGTCTGGCCGCTGGCGGGGCTAAATGGCCCGGCACTCGATGACTATATCGACCTTGGATTGCGCCTCGGCGGCGCGAAGCCCTCTGCCATCGCAGACGGCTTGCGGGCCGTCCGCGCGATCGATGACGCCGCCACCCGCTATTCCAAACTCGTGGAACTCTTCTTCAACGGCGGCGGCAAGCCGAAGGCGGAATCGGCCTTTCTGAACGCCGCCATGCGCCGTGCAGCGCCGCAGCTCGAACTCAGGGTCGAAGAGGCGCGCAGCCATATGCTCGCCTGCGTGGACCGCCTGAGCATCGTCCAGATGTACGGGGCGACCCGCGCCGCCCTCGTTCTCGCCGAGAGGCTCAACCGCGACTACGAAGCGCTCAAGAAGGCACGCAGCCAGCTCGATTTCGAGGATCTCATCCACCGCACGGCGGCACTGCTTGCCCGAAGCGACGTCGGTGCCTGGGTGCACTACAAGCTGGATCAGGGGATCGACCATATCCTCGTCGACGAGGCGCAGGATACGAGTCCCGCTCAGTGGACGATCATCCAGTCGCTCGCGGCGGATTTCTTTGCCGGCGAAACGGCGCGTGCGGACGACCGCACGATCTTCGCCGTCGGCGACGAGAAGCAGTCGATCTATTCCTTCCAGGGAGCCCGGCCGGAGCGCTTTTCGCGTGAGAGCACGTTGACGGAGCGGCGGGTGCGCGCGGGCAACAAGCACTTCAGCCCCATCCGCCTGCAGCTTTCCTTCCGCTCGACGGTGGACGTGCTCTCCGCCGTCGATACGGTCTTTGCAAATCCCGGGAATGCGAGAGGCCTGAGCGCCCGGAGCGAGGCGATCGTGCATGCCTCGAACAGGATCGGCCAGCCGGGCGCCGTCGACCTCTGGGATGTGATCGCGCCCGAGCCGGCGGCTTCGGAAGAGGATTGGACCGCTCCTTTCGACGCGACGCCCGAGCGCGCGCCGGTCAACATCCTCGCCCGGCGCATTGCAGCGGTCCTCGAAGATTGGATCGGCCGGGAGACGGTGATCGAAAAAGGCGTGCGCCGAGCGATGCGGCCCGGCGACGTCATCGTGCTGGTCCGCAAACGCGACGCCTTCGTCAACGCCCTGACGCGCGCCCTCAAGCGGCGGGGCAATATTCCCGTCGCCGGCGCGGACCGACTGGTTCTGACCAGCCATATCGCCGTGCAGGACCTGATCGCGCTCGGCCGGTTCGTGCTTCTGCCCGAGGACGACCTGTCGCTCGCGGCACTGCTGAAGAGCCCGCTCCTCGATCTTGGCGAGGAGGACGTCTTCGAACTCGCCGCCCGGCGGACCGAGGGCGAAAGCCTCTGGCGGCGGCTGCGGCAGGCGGGCGCGGAGGAGACGAGCCGTTATCATGAAGCGGTCCGCACGCTTTCGCGCTATTCCGGCCTGGCGCGGGAACTGCTGCCGCACGATTTCTATGCCCGTGTCCTGGGCGCCGATGGCGGACGGCGTGCCTTCCTGGCGCGCCTCGGCAGCGAAGTCAGTGATATTCTCGACGAATTCCTCACCTTCGCTCTCGATCATGAAAGGAACGGTCTGCCGGGCCTGCAGGCTTTCATCTCGACGCTGGAGATCGAAGCGCCGACGGTCAAGCGCGAGCAGGACAAGGAACGCGACGAGGTCCGCGTGATGACCGTACATGCCGCAAAGGGCCTCGAGGCGCCGGTCGTCTTCCTGGTCGACGGCGGCGGCGAGGCCTTCGTTCGCCAGCAGGTCTCGGACCTGCGCTTCCTGGAGAAAGCGCAGGTCGATCATTCCACGCTCACGGTCCCGGTCTGGCGCGCGCCGGGCTCGGCGCCGAACTCGCTCATCGCCGCCGACAACGAGCGGCTGAAGAAGCTCGCCGAGGAGGAATACCGCCGGCTCCTCTATGTCGGCATGACGCGCGCAGCCGACCGCCTGATCGTCTGCGGCTATCGCGGGCAGCGCCAGAACACCGACACCTGGCATTCGATGGTGCAGGGGACGCTGGCACAGGACCTCAAGGGCCGCGGAACGCCGAGGCTTTTCCGCGCCGGAAGCGAGGAGTGGCAGGGGATAGCCTGGCGCGAAGCGCATGTGCCGCGCGACCTTCCGACATCCGAAGGCCGCTCCGAAGAATCGCAACGGCCGACAGCCGGCCTGCCGACGGCGCTTTTCACGCCTCCGGCCGCGCCGCGGCGGCTGCCCCGGCCTCTTGCCCCGTCCGGCACGACCATCGCAATCGACGATCCCGACGCCGAAGCGATCGTCGGCTCGGCCCTCTTCGCCGGCAAGAGCGCGCCGAAATTCTCGATGCTGCGCGGCGCGATCCTGCACCGGTTGCTGCAGGTTCTTCCGTCGGTCGACGGCCCCGAGCGTCTGGCCGCGGCGGAGCGCTATCTCGCCCGTTCCGTGCCACGCTGGCCCGAAGCCGAACGGCGCGCACTCGCCGGGACCGTGATGGACGTGCTCGACCATGCGGATCTGCAACCGCTTTTCGGCGAGCACAGCCGGGCGGAGGTCTCCGTGATGGGGACGCTGAAGCTTGGGGTCCGCGAATTCGCCGTATCGGGCCGGATCGACCGTCTGGCCGTCACCGGCGACATGGTGACGATCGCCGATTACAAGACCAACCGCGAAATCCCTGAGACGCCCGAAGAGATAGCGCCGGTCTACAGAAATCAGCTTGCGATCTATCGCGAACTCCTGAAACCTCTTTACCCCGGCAAGCGTTTCCGATGCGTGCTGATCTTCACGGAAGGGCCCGCGATCCGGGTGCTTCCCGAGCCGATGCTGGACAGGAGTCTTGAAGAGCTCGCGACAAAGTGA
- the trxA gene encoding thioredoxin, with amino-acid sequence MATVKVDTANFQKEVLNSAEPVVVDFWAEWCGPCKMIAPSLEEIATELAGKVKVVKLNIDENPELAAQYGVRSIPTLAMFKGGEVADIKVGAAPKTALSSWISNAVA; translated from the coding sequence ATGGCTACTGTGAAAGTCGATACTGCCAATTTTCAGAAAGAAGTTCTGAACTCGGCCGAACCGGTCGTCGTCGACTTCTGGGCGGAATGGTGCGGCCCGTGCAAGATGATTGCGCCGAGCCTCGAAGAAATCGCCACCGAGCTTGCCGGCAAGGTCAAGGTCGTCAAGCTCAATATCGACGAAAACCCCGAGCTCGCGGCGCAATACGGGGTCCGCTCGATCCCGACGCTTGCCATGTTCAAGGGCGGCGAAGTCGCCGACATCAAGGTCGGCGCCGCACCGAAGACGGCGCTCAGCTCGTGGATTTCGAACGCGGTGGCTTGA